One genomic region from Amycolatopsis sp. FBCC-B4732 encodes:
- a CDS encoding alpha/beta hydrolase — protein sequence MSTMWQGCLADTDYFELRSGAGHDYGVWVTTPPGYDRATTKAPALYVLDGNWAVGMTAPLIVTQKDPMQQIRPYIQVSVGYAGEDAPHWARLRNRDLVPPGEPIAREFVDAVETGIRTGSMTREEADAYLAELNETHADAFLDFLTAELHPRIERDYGTAASGHGLFGYSYGGLFGLYAWLSGSTLFESIGAGSPGVVGEDSQIFARLEELGDSLPAAKLHLTVNDQELLGDLAVYQNLAKNAATVLHRLTARGGAVTSAVLRETHVTGLQASFLSYLRTCRAR from the coding sequence ATGAGCACCATGTGGCAGGGCTGCCTGGCCGACACCGACTACTTCGAGCTGCGTTCCGGCGCAGGGCACGACTACGGCGTCTGGGTCACCACGCCACCGGGCTACGACCGCGCCACGACGAAAGCGCCTGCCCTGTACGTGCTCGACGGCAACTGGGCCGTGGGCATGACGGCTCCGCTCATCGTCACCCAGAAGGACCCCATGCAGCAGATCCGGCCCTACATCCAGGTCAGCGTCGGCTACGCGGGCGAGGACGCACCGCACTGGGCACGGCTGCGCAACAGGGACCTCGTACCGCCCGGCGAGCCCATCGCCCGGGAGTTCGTCGACGCGGTCGAAACGGGAATCCGGACGGGCTCGATGACCCGCGAGGAAGCCGACGCCTACCTCGCCGAACTGAACGAAACCCACGCCGACGCGTTCCTGGACTTCCTCACCGCGGAACTGCACCCGCGGATCGAACGCGACTACGGCACGGCCGCGAGCGGTCACGGCCTCTTCGGCTACTCCTACGGCGGGCTCTTCGGCCTCTACGCCTGGCTCAGCGGCAGCACGCTCTTCGAGAGCATCGGCGCGGGCAGCCCCGGCGTCGTCGGTGAAGACAGCCAGATCTTCGCGCGGCTCGAAGAACTGGGCGACAGCCTGCCCGCCGCCAAGCTCCACCTGACCGTCAACGACCAGGAGCTGCTCGGCGACCTGGCCGTCTACCAGAACCTCGCGAAGAACGCGGCCACCGTCCTGCACCGCCTGACCGCCCGCGGCGGCGCCGTCACCAGCGCGGTGCTGCGCGAAACGCACGTGACCGGCCTGCAGGCCTCGTTCCTCAGCTACCTGAGGACCTGCCGTGCCCGGTGA
- a CDS encoding DUF3618 domain-containing protein — protein sequence MSPGRIVERGVGRLRTAVGSAKDRGMGTANDHASTAGDKAGSVAASAQDKVSTAADAVSEVPRQIRRGTQGTPLAAGLIAFGAGWLVSSLLPASEPERKLAGQATDLAREQLAPVAKHAAEEVKENLREPVQRAAESVRSEAADSASTVKEEARSATGDVTDRAQEGRRNVRSS from the coding sequence GTGAGCCCCGGCCGCATCGTGGAACGCGGGGTCGGCCGGCTGCGCACGGCGGTCGGCAGCGCGAAGGACCGGGGGATGGGCACCGCGAACGACCACGCGTCGACGGCCGGCGACAAGGCCGGCTCGGTCGCCGCCTCCGCGCAGGACAAGGTGAGCACCGCGGCCGACGCGGTGTCCGAAGTCCCGCGGCAGATCCGCCGCGGCACGCAGGGCACCCCGCTGGCCGCCGGCCTGATCGCGTTCGGTGCCGGCTGGCTCGTGTCGTCCCTGCTGCCGGCCAGCGAGCCGGAGCGCAAGCTGGCGGGCCAGGCGACCGACCTCGCACGCGAACAGCTCGCGCCGGTGGCCAAGCACGCGGCCGAAGAGGTCAAGGAGAACCTGCGCGAACCGGTGCAGCGGGCGGCCGAGTCGGTGCGCTCGGAAGCCGCGGACAGCGCGTCGACGGTCAAGGAGGAGGCGCGCTCGGCGACCGGCGACGTCACCGACCGGGCGCAGGAGGGCCGGCGGAACGTCCGTTCGTCGTGA
- a CDS encoding TetR/AcrR family transcriptional regulator, whose protein sequence is MILSSTERTGDARERLLARLLDAFAEGLPSPEVSLREIAVRAGTSHALLRYHFGSLPGVLAAMLKAQRSRDNEALLETARQGTFDDLVVAIWRAYTRPERLSRVRGFFHVVGLAAYRPEDFREFIDSLDDLTGMLASLAERKGHGTEEALTVATVTVAAIRGLLLQEVLSPTARPEDAVAVILRMGAV, encoded by the coding sequence GTGATCCTGTCAAGCACGGAGCGCACCGGCGACGCGCGCGAGCGGCTCCTGGCCCGGCTTCTCGACGCCTTCGCGGAAGGGCTGCCCTCGCCGGAGGTGTCGCTCCGCGAGATCGCCGTCAGGGCCGGAACCAGCCATGCCCTCTTGCGGTACCACTTCGGGTCGCTCCCCGGTGTCCTGGCCGCGATGCTCAAGGCGCAGCGATCCCGTGACAACGAGGCACTGCTCGAGACCGCCCGGCAAGGCACCTTCGACGACCTCGTCGTGGCGATCTGGCGGGCCTACACGCGCCCGGAGCGGCTGTCGCGGGTCCGCGGCTTCTTCCACGTCGTAGGACTCGCCGCGTACCGCCCGGAGGACTTTCGCGAGTTCATCGACTCGCTCGACGACCTGACCGGGATGCTGGCCTCGCTCGCGGAACGCAAAGGGCACGGCACCGAGGAAGCGCTGACGGTGGCCACCGTAACCGTTGCCGCGATCCGGGGGCTGCTCTTGCAGGAGGTCCTGAGCCCGACCGCCCGGCCGGAGGACGCGGTCGCCGTGATCCTGCGCATGGGCGCGGTGTGA
- a CDS encoding response regulator transcription factor produces the protein MVDDHPTVRAGIRSALAENGVAAVVEADSLAGARRVVTTSHPDVVLLDLGLGRESGMRAVPEFATGSGVLVHTMHSDLATEALSRGALGFVAKTAPVGVLVAAVRAVAAGRRYLDPALAADLATGLAGRSLSARERQVLELLADGLTNRQVAGVLSISVRTVENIRASLRNRLGLVDRADLVAYARRAGR, from the coding sequence GTGGTCGACGACCACCCCACCGTGCGGGCCGGAATTCGTTCGGCCCTTGCCGAAAACGGTGTCGCCGCCGTGGTGGAAGCGGATTCGCTCGCCGGTGCGCGGCGGGTGGTGACCACGTCGCACCCGGACGTCGTGCTGCTGGATCTGGGGCTGGGCCGCGAATCCGGCATGAGGGCCGTGCCGGAATTCGCCACCGGGAGCGGTGTGCTGGTCCACACCATGCACTCGGACCTGGCCACGGAGGCGTTGTCGCGCGGGGCGCTGGGGTTCGTGGCGAAGACCGCGCCGGTCGGTGTCCTCGTGGCCGCGGTGCGCGCCGTGGCGGCCGGGCGTCGTTATCTCGATCCGGCTCTGGCTGCCGACCTCGCCACCGGGCTGGCCGGGAGGTCGCTGAGCGCCCGGGAGCGGCAGGTGCTCGAACTGCTGGCCGATGGTCTCACCAATCGCCAGGTGGCCGGGGTGCTGTCGATCAGCGTCCGCACGGTCGAAAACATCAGAGCCAGCCTGCGCAACCGGCTGGGCTTGGTGGACCGGGCCGACTTGGTCGCGTACGCGCGCAGGGCCGGGCGCTGA
- a CDS encoding sensor histidine kinase, translating into MRSAVVRSVCVAGIGFGSLIVLVDSVAPIPMPADPIAALSIALGAGVLAVWLPGTRWLRLGTVLIAVGALIVGTGYLAGGAPSLPARIAAAVFLGLALLCAVPGRPELGRLLNQTNARAVIRFQNFHAARIADELHDEVLQALAMTSRRLDSAARGGDARGLAAASRAAVEVLEDQAAVLRGIVGTLHPVTLRHVGVVAGIRELARQVAAANGLVVDVEVTGAPVAGLDDEIATVAYRVVQEALRNVVKHADARTVRVQVTCDRTQFAITVSDDGRGLPGTRPPAAAGYGLESMRWWCSAFGGDLSVGNRPGGGTRIRATFQTRGVSVSP; encoded by the coding sequence ATGCGCAGTGCGGTGGTGCGGTCGGTGTGCGTCGCCGGCATCGGCTTCGGCTCCCTGATCGTGCTCGTCGACTCGGTCGCGCCGATCCCGATGCCCGCGGACCCGATCGCGGCGTTGTCGATCGCGCTCGGCGCCGGCGTGCTCGCTGTGTGGCTGCCGGGGACCCGGTGGCTTCGGCTGGGCACGGTGCTTATCGCCGTCGGGGCGCTGATCGTGGGGACGGGTTACCTGGCCGGCGGGGCGCCGAGCCTGCCGGCCCGGATCGCGGCGGCGGTGTTCCTGGGGCTGGCGTTGCTGTGCGCGGTGCCCGGGCGGCCGGAGCTCGGGCGGCTGCTGAACCAGACCAATGCCCGGGCCGTGATCCGGTTCCAGAACTTCCACGCCGCGCGGATCGCCGACGAACTGCACGACGAAGTGCTGCAGGCATTGGCCATGACCAGCAGGCGGCTGGATTCCGCCGCGCGAGGAGGCGATGCGCGAGGATTGGCCGCCGCCTCCCGCGCGGCGGTGGAGGTGCTCGAGGACCAGGCGGCGGTTCTGCGGGGCATCGTCGGCACCCTGCACCCGGTCACCCTGCGGCACGTGGGTGTGGTGGCGGGAATCCGCGAGCTGGCCCGGCAAGTGGCCGCCGCCAACGGTTTGGTCGTCGACGTGGAAGTCACCGGTGCCCCGGTCGCCGGGCTCGACGACGAGATCGCGACGGTCGCCTACCGCGTCGTCCAGGAAGCGCTGAGGAACGTCGTCAAGCACGCCGATGCGCGCACCGTCCGGGTGCAGGTGACGTGCGATCGCACCCAGTTCGCCATCACGGTCTCCGACGACGGCCGCGGTCTGCCCGGGACGCGGCCTCCCGCGGCTGCCGGGTACGGACTGGAAAGCATGCGGTGGTGGTGCTCGGCCTTCGGCGGTGACCTGTCCGTGGGCAACCGTCCCGGTGGCGGAACCCGGATCCGGGCGACGTTCCAGACCCGCGGCGTCAGCGTTTCTCCGTGA
- a CDS encoding MarR family winged helix-turn-helix transcriptional regulator translates to MTDPLTAEWAPAQVAVMHGLRDWVVDFTELNQHFATWLDLPGSDANALGQITWAAETGAPLSPVRLARRIGLTTGATTVLLNRLEAAGHVHRSRESADRRRVTLRPSAGARERAREFLAFAGAEIAATLRAADPDELDVVIGFLARITAAAAEANQRLGRPGGSRGGRGS, encoded by the coding sequence ATGACGGATCCGCTGACCGCCGAGTGGGCGCCGGCCCAGGTGGCGGTGATGCACGGGCTGCGGGACTGGGTGGTCGACTTCACCGAGCTGAACCAGCACTTCGCCACGTGGCTGGACCTGCCCGGCTCGGACGCCAACGCCCTCGGCCAGATCACCTGGGCCGCGGAGACGGGCGCGCCGCTGTCGCCGGTGCGGCTGGCCCGGCGGATCGGCCTAACCACCGGAGCGACGACGGTGCTGCTGAACCGGCTCGAAGCGGCCGGTCACGTCCACCGCAGCCGGGAGAGCGCCGATCGCCGCCGGGTCACGCTGCGGCCGTCCGCCGGCGCGCGCGAACGCGCCCGCGAGTTCCTCGCGTTCGCCGGGGCCGAGATCGCGGCCACCCTGCGGGCCGCGGACCCGGACGAGCTGGATGTGGTCATCGGGTTCCTCGCCCGGATCACCGCCGCGGCCGCGGAAGCCAACCAGCGCCTGGGCCGGCCGGGGGGCTCCCGCGGTGGGCGAGGATCGTGA
- a CDS encoding FAD-binding oxidoreductase, with protein sequence MPGERSSTDVVVIGAGVIGSSIALELARAGHRVTALDRAAGPGQGSTSASSAVVRFNFSTRAGVATAWEAHFGWLDWAGHLGHDVGDLAVFRKSGLVMLDVEAAPRASWLPLFDEIGVPYEEWDSATLAGRVPGIDVGRYWPPKRLDDEEFWADADDSLGGVYTPDAGYVSDPALAAVNLAAAASARGAEFRFRSTVTAVEQAGGRVTSVRLSDGTRIPCAVVVNAAGPWSGAVNRLAGVGADFTVGVRPMRQEVAHVPVLEGYRGPVVADMDLGTYFRGEAGGGLLVGGTEPQCDPMQWTDDPDAADVHPTAAVFEAQVTRAARRLPGLGVPNRARGVAGVYDVADDWTPIYDRTGLEGFYLAIGTSGNQFKNAPVVGQLMAELIDRVENGADHDAVPVRFRAPRTGLEIDLGAFSRRRNRNTANSGTVLG encoded by the coding sequence GTGCCCGGTGAGCGCTCGAGCACCGACGTGGTCGTGATCGGGGCCGGGGTGATCGGTTCGTCGATCGCCCTCGAGCTCGCCCGGGCGGGGCACCGGGTCACCGCGCTCGACCGGGCCGCCGGGCCCGGCCAGGGGTCGACCTCGGCTTCGAGTGCGGTGGTCCGGTTCAACTTCTCCACCCGCGCCGGGGTGGCGACGGCGTGGGAGGCGCACTTCGGCTGGCTCGACTGGGCCGGGCACCTCGGGCACGACGTCGGCGACCTCGCCGTGTTCCGCAAGAGCGGGCTGGTGATGCTGGACGTCGAGGCGGCTCCGCGTGCGTCGTGGCTCCCGTTGTTCGACGAGATCGGTGTCCCCTACGAGGAATGGGACAGCGCCACCTTGGCCGGGCGCGTTCCCGGTATCGACGTCGGCCGCTACTGGCCGCCGAAGCGGCTCGACGACGAGGAGTTCTGGGCGGACGCGGACGACTCGCTCGGTGGCGTGTACACCCCGGATGCCGGTTACGTCTCGGACCCGGCCCTCGCCGCCGTGAACCTCGCCGCCGCGGCCTCGGCGCGCGGGGCGGAGTTCCGCTTCCGCAGCACCGTGACGGCGGTGGAGCAGGCCGGCGGGCGCGTGACGTCGGTGCGGCTGTCGGACGGTACCCGGATTCCCTGCGCCGTCGTGGTCAACGCCGCCGGTCCGTGGTCGGGCGCGGTGAACCGGCTGGCCGGCGTGGGGGCCGACTTCACCGTCGGGGTGCGGCCGATGAGGCAGGAAGTGGCGCACGTGCCGGTCCTCGAGGGCTATCGAGGACCGGTGGTGGCGGACATGGATCTGGGCACCTACTTCCGCGGTGAAGCAGGAGGGGGCCTGCTCGTCGGCGGCACGGAACCGCAGTGCGACCCGATGCAGTGGACCGACGACCCGGACGCGGCCGACGTCCACCCGACGGCCGCGGTCTTCGAGGCCCAGGTCACGCGGGCCGCGCGCCGGCTGCCCGGCCTGGGGGTGCCCAACCGGGCGCGCGGCGTGGCGGGCGTCTACGACGTCGCCGACGACTGGACTCCGATCTACGACCGTACCGGGCTCGAGGGCTTCTACCTCGCGATCGGAACGAGCGGCAACCAGTTCAAGAACGCACCGGTCGTGGGGCAGCTGATGGCGGAGCTGATCGACCGGGTGGAGAACGGCGCCGACCACGACGCGGTGCCCGTCCGGTTCCGGGCCCCGCGCACCGGCCTGGAGATCGACCTGGGAGCGTTCTCGCGGCGGCGCAACCGGAACACCGCGAACTCGGGCACGGTGCTGGGCTGA
- a CDS encoding amidohydrolase family protein yields the protein MERCSVVGATVVDGSGRDPVDVDVGIEDGRIAQVGASGAAGMRLDAGGLTMTPGLIDAHVHLGLASPIQPQFSFRISAAELAADIFAAAGATLDAGFTTVRDTGGVDGGLVTTIAKGKVRGPRVLSCGPVQCQIGGHGYYGADWEPTELWSGHHLPGLCALSMMSGNADELRRNVREAFRRGASFLKLCVTGGVVGAHDRLTDTQFTVEEIAVAVQEAAARGTYVTVHAHNNDGIRNAVEAGVRCVEHGTGLDEATATLMAAHDVALVPTFAVVEQLLHDTAGAGLDASTRDRVLGVRERMAEALAVAKEAGVRIGLGSDLIGPAQDRRGEELRLRAELETPMAALVAATRTNAEILGLAGQAGVIAPGARADLVLWNGNPVEDPELFADPANAVLVLKAGRIVKDLR from the coding sequence GTGGAACGGTGTTCAGTGGTCGGCGCGACCGTCGTCGACGGATCGGGTCGCGACCCGGTCGACGTCGACGTCGGCATCGAAGACGGGCGCATAGCCCAGGTCGGCGCCTCCGGCGCAGCGGGGATGCGCCTCGATGCCGGCGGGCTGACGATGACACCCGGCCTGATCGACGCGCACGTCCACTTGGGCTTGGCGAGCCCGATCCAGCCGCAGTTCTCGTTCCGGATCAGCGCCGCCGAGCTCGCGGCGGACATCTTCGCCGCGGCCGGGGCGACGCTCGACGCCGGCTTCACCACCGTCCGGGACACCGGCGGGGTCGACGGCGGCCTCGTCACCACGATCGCGAAGGGCAAGGTCAGGGGCCCGCGCGTCCTGTCGTGCGGGCCGGTGCAGTGCCAGATCGGCGGGCACGGCTACTACGGAGCCGACTGGGAACCCACCGAGCTGTGGAGCGGCCACCACCTCCCCGGCCTGTGCGCCCTGTCCATGATGTCGGGCAACGCGGACGAGCTGCGGCGCAACGTGCGCGAGGCCTTCCGGCGCGGAGCTTCCTTCCTGAAGCTCTGCGTGACCGGCGGCGTGGTGGGCGCGCACGACCGGCTGACCGACACCCAGTTCACCGTCGAGGAGATCGCGGTCGCGGTCCAGGAAGCCGCGGCCCGGGGCACCTACGTGACGGTGCACGCCCACAACAACGACGGCATCCGCAACGCCGTCGAGGCCGGGGTGCGGTGCGTCGAGCACGGCACCGGCCTCGACGAAGCCACGGCCACCCTGATGGCCGCGCACGACGTCGCGCTCGTGCCCACGTTCGCCGTCGTCGAGCAGCTGCTGCACGACACCGCCGGAGCCGGCCTCGACGCCTCGACCCGCGACCGCGTGCTGGGTGTCCGGGAGCGGATGGCCGAAGCGCTCGCCGTCGCCAAGGAGGCCGGGGTGCGGATCGGGCTGGGCTCCGATCTCATCGGCCCGGCCCAGGACCGCCGGGGCGAAGAGCTCAGGCTGCGCGCGGAGCTCGAAACCCCGATGGCCGCGCTCGTGGCGGCCACCAGGACCAACGCCGAGATCCTCGGCCTGGCCGGCCAGGCCGGCGTCATCGCTCCCGGCGCGCGGGCAGACCTCGTGCTGTGGAACGGCAACCCGGTCGAAGACCCCGAGCTGTTCGCCGATCCCGCCAATGCCGTCCTCGTCCTCAAGGCCGGCCGAATCGTGAAGGACCTCCGATGA
- a CDS encoding FAD-dependent monooxygenase — protein MSTRHAVISGASIAGLSAAFWLRRTGWDVTVLERAEAFRDGGQNVDVRGVAREVLTRMGLTEAVRAQNTTETGTVFVDERGRVLAELPSGGPDGGATAELEILRGDFARTIFEHLPDGVEVAYGETISTVEEGEGEVTVTTAAGRTLRADLLVIAEGVRSSTRDRLFGDLVDRRELGVTMVFGTIPRTDADDDRWRWYTTVGGRQVHLRPDNHGTTRAILSAARTADLARLGRAEALRRIRQLFGDVGWEAPRVLDAFDAAEDVYVDDLTQIRMPAWHRGRVCLAGDAAWCVTPMGGGGASLALTSGYVLAACLSTAEPEEALAAYEDWMRPLVDDVQHLPRWIVPIAYPRTRAGLRLRRLGDKVFTSRLFAPVAAKFTTVAATERPLPPLAVPSSPGE, from the coding sequence ATGAGCACACGACACGCGGTGATCTCCGGGGCGAGCATCGCCGGCCTCTCGGCCGCCTTCTGGCTGCGGCGGACCGGGTGGGACGTGACCGTGCTGGAGCGGGCGGAGGCCTTCCGCGACGGCGGCCAGAACGTCGACGTCCGGGGTGTCGCACGGGAAGTGCTGACGCGGATGGGGCTGACCGAGGCCGTGCGGGCGCAGAACACCACCGAAACCGGCACGGTCTTCGTCGACGAGCGGGGGCGGGTGCTCGCCGAACTGCCCTCCGGCGGCCCCGACGGCGGCGCGACCGCCGAGCTGGAAATCCTGCGCGGCGACTTCGCCCGGACGATCTTCGAGCACCTGCCCGACGGCGTCGAAGTCGCCTACGGCGAAACGATTTCCACCGTCGAGGAAGGCGAGGGCGAGGTCACCGTGACGACGGCGGCCGGCCGGACGCTGCGCGCCGACCTGCTGGTCATCGCCGAGGGCGTGCGGTCCTCGACCCGCGACCGGCTCTTCGGCGACCTCGTCGACCGCCGCGAGCTCGGCGTCACCATGGTGTTCGGCACGATCCCCCGCACCGACGCCGACGACGACCGGTGGCGGTGGTACACGACCGTCGGGGGCCGGCAGGTCCACCTGCGGCCGGACAACCACGGCACCACCCGCGCCATCCTCAGCGCCGCCCGGACGGCGGACCTCGCCCGGCTCGGCCGCGCCGAAGCCCTGCGCCGGATCCGGCAGCTGTTCGGCGACGTCGGCTGGGAAGCGCCGCGGGTGCTGGACGCCTTCGATGCCGCCGAAGACGTCTACGTCGACGACCTCACCCAGATCCGCATGCCGGCCTGGCACCGCGGCCGCGTCTGCCTGGCCGGCGACGCGGCCTGGTGCGTCACCCCGATGGGCGGGGGCGGCGCGTCGCTCGCGCTCACCAGCGGCTACGTCCTGGCCGCCTGCCTGTCCACCGCCGAACCCGAGGAGGCGCTCGCGGCCTACGAGGACTGGATGCGCCCGCTCGTCGACGACGTCCAGCACCTCCCGCGCTGGATCGTCCCGATCGCCTACCCGCGCACCCGGGCCGGCCTGCGGCTGCGGCGCCTCGGTGACAAGGTGTTCACTTCGCGGCTGTTCGCCCCCGTCGCCGCCAAGTTCACCACCGTCGCCGCCACCGAACGACCGCTGCCACCCCTCGCGGTACCCAGCTCGCCGGGAGAATGA
- a CDS encoding NADPH-dependent F420 reductase, with the protein MSGITLIGTGNMARTIGTLAVAGGTAVEVVGRDQAKAEDLAATLGGGASAGEWGAVPAGDIVITALLHGGVVPVVAEYGDALAGKVIVDISNPFNATFDGLAHRGETSIAQRIAEVAPAGASVVKAFNTVFRQVLEKGRPDVFMAGDDARAKADVAAFIESIGLRPLDVGTLKMAHWLEGMGVVTVGLAGNGVGHGNFALGVGEFPG; encoded by the coding sequence ATGAGCGGCATCACCCTCATCGGTACGGGGAACATGGCCCGCACCATCGGCACGCTCGCGGTGGCCGGCGGCACCGCCGTCGAGGTCGTGGGACGCGATCAGGCCAAGGCGGAGGACCTGGCCGCGACTCTGGGCGGCGGCGCGTCGGCCGGCGAATGGGGCGCCGTCCCGGCCGGGGACATCGTCATCACGGCGCTGCTGCACGGCGGTGTCGTGCCGGTCGTCGCCGAATACGGCGACGCCCTCGCCGGCAAGGTCATCGTCGACATCAGCAACCCCTTCAACGCGACCTTCGACGGCCTGGCCCACCGCGGGGAAACCTCGATCGCGCAAAGGATCGCCGAGGTGGCCCCGGCCGGCGCCAGCGTGGTGAAGGCGTTCAACACGGTCTTCCGCCAGGTCCTGGAGAAGGGCCGCCCCGACGTCTTCATGGCCGGTGACGACGCGCGGGCCAAGGCGGACGTGGCCGCGTTCATCGAGAGCATCGGGCTGCGCCCGCTGGACGTCGGCACCCTGAAGATGGCCCACTGGCTGGAAGGAATGGGCGTGGTCACGGTCGGCCTCGCCGGAAACGGGGTCGGCCACGGGAACTTCGCCCTCGGCGTCGGCGAATTCCCGGGCTGA
- a CDS encoding GAF and ANTAR domain-containing protein, with the protein MDETLLDERDAARRVDDVTAALDQLADAFAEEEDLLVVLQRVCRQVMHAVPDAEIASITLLRDGSPYTATATGDSAHVVDQAQYDAGRGPCLEAARTGELQRVEVTEAARQWPEFAAAAAGSGIVAYLSAPLFVDHEYHGSLNLYDTGGNSFGALDAALLDLYTSAAESALRSTRRHRTAHETMGQLRSALTTRAVIDQAKGILMALHCIPPEDAFELLVKASQEQNVKLRDVAQDFVTSATHRQ; encoded by the coding sequence ATGGACGAGACACTGCTTGACGAGCGGGACGCCGCCCGGAGAGTGGACGACGTCACCGCCGCGCTGGATCAGCTGGCCGACGCCTTCGCGGAGGAAGAGGACCTGCTGGTGGTCCTGCAGCGGGTGTGCCGGCAGGTCATGCACGCGGTGCCGGACGCGGAGATCGCCAGCATCACGCTGCTGCGCGACGGTTCCCCGTACACGGCGACAGCGACCGGGGACAGCGCGCACGTCGTCGATCAGGCGCAGTACGACGCCGGGCGGGGCCCCTGCCTGGAGGCCGCCCGGACCGGCGAGCTCCAGCGGGTCGAGGTGACCGAAGCGGCGCGGCAGTGGCCCGAGTTCGCCGCGGCCGCGGCCGGGTCCGGGATCGTCGCCTACCTCTCCGCCCCGTTGTTCGTCGACCACGAGTACCACGGCTCGCTCAACTTGTACGACACCGGCGGCAACAGCTTCGGCGCGCTGGACGCGGCACTGCTGGACTTGTACACCTCCGCCGCCGAGTCCGCGCTGCGCAGCACCCGGCGGCACCGGACCGCCCACGAGACCATGGGACAGCTGCGCAGCGCACTGACCACCCGCGCGGTGATCGACCAGGCGAAGGGCATTCTCATGGCCCTGCACTGCATCCCGCCGGAAGACGCGTTCGAGCTGCTCGTCAAGGCCTCGCAAGAGCAGAACGTGAAACTGCGCGACGTCGCCCAGGACTTCGTGACTTCCGCCACGCACCGGCAGTGA
- a CDS encoding TetR/AcrR family transcriptional regulator, protein MTELEKGPQGRRRGRGARERILGASQHLFREQGINRTGMDQLCAEAQVSKHTVYQHFAGKDDLVAEYLRHFDPDVLPGVFDRTDLTPRERLLAAFDVPASTPLCPYIGAAVELHDPRHPAAECARDYKKAIATRLAETAREAGATDPGQLGEQLALLIDGASARTRVLDSDCFPTAAAIAAVLIDNAIPAASPGPSTGG, encoded by the coding sequence ATGACGGAGCTGGAGAAGGGGCCCCAAGGCCGCCGCCGGGGCCGGGGCGCGCGCGAGCGGATCCTCGGCGCGTCGCAGCACCTGTTCCGCGAGCAGGGCATCAACCGCACCGGCATGGACCAGCTCTGCGCGGAAGCCCAGGTGTCGAAGCACACCGTCTACCAGCACTTCGCCGGCAAGGACGACCTGGTCGCCGAATACCTCCGCCACTTCGATCCCGACGTCCTGCCCGGCGTGTTCGACCGCACCGACCTCACGCCCCGCGAACGGCTCCTCGCGGCCTTCGACGTGCCGGCGTCCACTCCCCTGTGCCCCTACATCGGGGCGGCCGTCGAACTCCACGACCCCCGGCACCCGGCAGCCGAATGCGCGCGCGACTACAAGAAGGCCATCGCCACGCGGCTCGCCGAAACCGCCCGCGAAGCCGGCGCCACCGACCCCGGACAGCTCGGCGAACAGCTGGCCCTGCTCATCGACGGCGCCTCCGCGCGCACCCGGGTCCTCGACAGCGACTGCTTCCCCACCGCCGCCGCCATCGCCGCCGTCCTCATCGACAACGCCATCCCGGCGGCATCGCCGGGTCCGTCGACCGGCGGCTGA
- a CDS encoding SDR family NAD(P)-dependent oxidoreductase: MGKLDGKVAVITGASTGMALAGARLFVAEGAHVFIQARRQDALDDAVRLIGRNVTAVQGDAAEPADLDRLYDTVEREKGSIDVLWASAGMGEPAVLGEITEEQFERTFSLNARGTLFTVQKALPLLNDGASILMTGSNASLGAFPGWSLYAGSKAVQQAWARVWLNELKDRKIRVNVLTPGQVATAKQEELFDATTKSAFESLIPRGKMGRPEEIATVALFLASADSSYVNGLELVADGGTTAL, encoded by the coding sequence GTGGGAAAGCTCGACGGCAAGGTGGCAGTGATCACCGGTGCCTCGACCGGCATGGCGCTGGCCGGCGCCCGGCTGTTCGTGGCCGAGGGTGCGCACGTCTTCATCCAGGCCCGGCGGCAGGACGCGCTGGACGACGCCGTGAGGCTGATCGGCCGGAACGTGACCGCCGTGCAGGGCGACGCGGCCGAACCGGCGGACCTCGACCGGCTCTACGACACGGTCGAGCGGGAAAAGGGCTCGATCGACGTGCTGTGGGCCAGCGCCGGAATGGGTGAACCGGCCGTGCTCGGCGAGATCACCGAAGAACAGTTCGAACGCACCTTCTCGCTCAACGCCCGCGGCACCCTGTTCACCGTGCAGAAGGCACTGCCACTGCTCAACGACGGCGCCTCGATCCTCATGACCGGCTCCAACGCCTCACTCGGGGCCTTCCCCGGCTGGAGCCTCTACGCCGGGAGCAAGGCCGTGCAGCAGGCCTGGGCCCGGGTGTGGCTCAACGAGCTGAAGGACCGCAAGATCCGGGTCAACGTCCTGACCCCCGGCCAGGTCGCCACGGCCAAGCAGGAAGAACTGTTCGACGCGACGACCAAGTCCGCGTTCGAATCCCTGATCCCGCGGGGGAAGATGGGCCGCCCCGAGGAAATCGCCACCGTCGCGCTGTTCCTCGCCTCCGCCGACTCCAGCTACGTCAACGGCCTGGAACTGGTCGCCGACGGCGGCACCACCGCTCTCTGA